One window of Triticum dicoccoides isolate Atlit2015 ecotype Zavitan chromosome 5A, WEW_v2.0, whole genome shotgun sequence genomic DNA carries:
- the LOC119298371 gene encoding defensin Ec-AMP-D2-like: MGKLVSAALLLVLLLAATGEMGGPVAVAEARRCESLSHRFAGLCLRGHNCANVCRTEGFPDGKCRGARRRCFCTTHCR, translated from the coding sequence ATGGGCAAGCTCGTCTCCGCCGCGCTCCTCCTGGTGCTGCTGCTCGCGGCGACGGGGGAGATGGGAGGcccggtggcggtggcggaagcTCGGAGGTGCGAGTCGCTGAGCCACAGGTTCGCGGGCCTCTGCCTGCGCGGCCACAACTGCGCCAACGTCTGCCGGACCGAGGGCTTTCCCGACGGGAAGTGCCGCGGCGCCCGCCGCCGCTGCTTCTGCACCACCCACTGCCGCTAG
- the LOC119303973 gene encoding defensin Ec-AMP-D2-like: MSMEASRKLLSAALLLVLLLAATGEMGGPVAVAEARTCEAKSHRFRGPCVRHRNCANVCKTEGFPGGKCRGFRHRCFCTTHCRQ, from the coding sequence ATGTCGATGGAGGCTTCACGCAAGCTCCTCTCGGCGGCGCTCCTCCTGGTGCTGCTGCTGGCGGCCACGGGGGAGATGGGAGGCCCGGTGGCGGTGGCTGAGGCGCGGACGTGCGAGGCGAAGAGCCACAGGTTCAGGGGCCCCTGCGTGCGCCACCGCAACTGCGCCAACGTCTGCAAGACCGAGGGCTTCCCCGGCGGCAAGTGCCGCGGCTTCCGCCACCGCTGCTTCTGCACCACCCACTGCCGCCAGTGA
- the LOC119303972 gene encoding hydroxyphenylpyruvate reductase-like — METLGVLLLHPVNAYLEQELDRRFRLIRLWDAPPDGSAEFLRANASAIRAVVAYPGYSALAALIDALPSLEIVLSFSVGIDHVDLPKCRERGIRVTNTPDVLTDDVADLAVGLAVAALRRIPQADRFVRAGLWKAKGDYALTTRFSGKRVGIIGLGRIGLAIATRVEAFDCPVNYYQRTKKDYPSYTYYPSVVGLAASSDVLVVACSLNEQTRHIVNREVIEALGPKGVLINIGRGPHVDEPELVSALIEGRLGGAGLDVFEDEPNVPESLFTLDNVVLVSHMGSGTHETRKAMADLVLDNLEAHVLKKPLLTPVI; from the exons atggaGACCCTGGGCGTGCTGCTGTTGCACCCCGTGAACGCCTACCTGGAGCAGGAGCTCGACCGCCGCTTCCGCCTCATCCGCCTTTGGGACGCCCCTCCCGACGGCAGCGCCGAGTTCCTCCGCGCCAACGCCTCCGCCATCCGCGCCGTCGTTGCCTACCCCGGCTACAGCGCCCTCGCCGCGCTCATCGACGCGCTGCCGTCGCTCGAGATCGTCCTGTCCTTCTCCGTGGGGATCGACCACGTCGACCTCCCCAAGTGCCGCGAGCGCGGGATCCGCGTCACCAACACCCCCGACGTCCTCACCGACGACGTCGCCGACCTCGCCGTCGGCCTCGCCGTCGCCGCGCTACGGAGAATCCCGCAGGCCGACCGCTTCGTGCGCGCCGGCCTGTGGAAGGCCAAGGGGGACTACGCACTCACCACGCGA TTCAGTGGCAAAAGAGTGGGCATTATTGGGCTGGGCAGGATAGGGCTTGCCATTGCCACTCGAGTGGAGGCCTTTGATTGCCCAGTTAACTACTACCAGAGAACAAAGAAGGACTACCCCAGTTACACCTATTACCCTTCTGTAGTTGGATTGGCAGCAAGCAGCGACGTCCTCGTGGTGGCTTGCTCATTGAATGAACAGACTCGCCACATTGTCAACCGTGAGGTGATCGAGGCACTCGGACCCAAGGGTGTGCTCATAAACATCGGGCGTGGCCCTCATGTTGATGAGCCTGAGCTTGTCTCTGCCCTCATTGAGGGGCGCCTTGGTGGGGCAGGCCTCGATGTGTTTGAGGATGAGCCCAATGTGCCCGAGTCCCTCTTCACACTTGACAATGTTGTCCTGGTATCACACATGGGGAGCGGGACACACGAGACGCGCAAGGCGATGGCGGACCTGGTTCTCGATAACCTGGAGGCGCATGTTCTGAAGAAACCACTGCTGACACCTGTTATCTGA